A genomic segment from Eulemur rufifrons isolate Redbay chromosome 19, OSU_ERuf_1, whole genome shotgun sequence encodes:
- the ODC1 gene encoding ornithine decarboxylase — translation MNNFSNEEFDCHFLDEGFTAKDILDQKINEVSSSDDKDAFYVADLGDILKKHRRWLKALPRVTPFYAVKCNDSRAIVKTLAAIGTGFDCASKTEIQLVQSLGVPPERIIYANPCKQVSQIKYAANNGVQMMTFDSEVELMKVARAHPKAKLVLRIATDDSKAVCRLSVKFGATLKTSRLLLERAKELNIDVIGVSFHVGSGCTDPETFVQAISDARCVFDMGAEVGFSMYLLDIGGGFPGSEDVKLKFEEITSVINPALDKYFPSDSGVRIIAEPGRYYVASAFTLAVNIIAKKIVLKEQIGSDDEDESNEQTFMYYVNDGVYGSFNCILYDHAHVKPLLQKRPKPDEKYYSSSIWGPTCDGLDRIVERCDLPEMHVGDWMLFENMGAYTVAAASTFNGFQRPTIYYVMSGPTWQLMQQIQNPDFPPEVEEQDVGTLPVSCAWESGMKRHPATCASASINV, via the exons ATGAACAACTTTAGTAACGAAGAGTTTGACTGCCACTTCCTTGATGAAGGTTTTACTGCCAAGGACATTCTGGAccaaaaaattaatgaagtttcttcttct GATGATAAGGATGCCTTCTATGTCGCAGACCTTGGAGACATTCTGAAGAAACACCGAAGGTGGCTAAAAGCTCTTCCTCGTGTCACCCCCTTTTATGCAGTCAAATGTAACGACAGCAGAGCCATTGTAAAGACCCTCGCTGCCATCGGGACAGGATTTGACTGTGCTAGCAAG ACCGAAATACAATTGGTGCAGAGTCTCGGGGTGCCTCCAGAGAGGATTATCTATGCAAATCCTTGTAAACAAGTGTCTCAAATTAAGTATGCTGCCAATAATGGAGTCCAGATGATGACTTTTGATAGTGAAGTTGAGTTGATGAAAGTTGCCAGAGCACATCCAAAGGCAAA GTTGGTTTTGCGGATTGCCACTGATGATTCCAAAGCAGTCTGTCGACTCAGTGTTAAATTTGGTGCCACGCTGAAAACTAGCAGGCTTCTTTTGGAACGGGCAAAAGAGCTAAATATCGATGTCATCGGTGTCAG CTTCCACGTAGGAAGTGGCTGTACTGATCCTGAGACCTTCGTGCAGGCAATCTCTGATGCCCGCTGTGTCTTTGACATGGGA GCTGAGGTTGGTTTCAGCATGTATCTGCTTGATATTGGTGGTGGCTTTCCTGGATCTGAGGATGTGAAGCTTAAATTTGAAGAG ATCACCAGTGTAATCAACCCAGCATTGGACAAGTATTTTCCGTCAGACTCTGGAGTGAGAATCATAGCTGAGCCAGGCAGATATTATGTTGCGTCAGCTTTCACGCTCGCAGTTAATATTATTGCCAAAAAAATCGTATTAAAGGAACAGATAGGCTCTGATG ATGAAGATGAGTCCAATGAACAAACCTTTATGTATTACGTGAATGATGGAGTATATGGATCATTTAATTGCATCCTTTATGATCATGCGCACGTAAAGCCCCTTCTGCAAAAG AGACCTAAACCAGATGAGAAGTATTATTCATCCAGCATATGGGGACCAACATGTGATGGCCTTGACCGGATTGTTGAGCGCTGTGACCTGCCCGAGATGCATGTGGGTGACTGGATGCTCTTTGAAAACATGGGTGCTTACACTGTAGCTGCTGCTTCTACGTTCAATGGATTCCAGAGGCCCACTATCTACTATGTGATGTCAGGACCGACATG GCAACTCATGCAGCAAATCCAGAACCCCGACTTCCCACCCGAAGTAGAAGAGCAGGACGTCGGCACTCTGCCTGTGTCTTGTGCTTGGGAAAGTGGAATGAAACGACACCCAGCAACTTGTGCTTCAGCTAGTATTAATGTGTAG